In the Primulina tabacum isolate GXHZ01 chromosome 15, ASM2559414v2, whole genome shotgun sequence genome, TGGGGAGCCATTTCATGGTGCACCTGTGGTACTAAATGGAAATTCCAGACAGTACTGTGTAGTGTTTGGGCGCCCGAGCTTTGGTTGCCCTGTTTCACAAACAAATATATGTTTTTTCGAGTTTCTTGATACCTTTTCGTACCATTATTGTCTTTTGATGGTTCAAATAAGTTTTATGGACCATAACATTCATATAATTGAATCAAAATATCCattcaaaaaaaataacattaaaTAAAGAAGATCaaaccatttttaaaaaaaattcacttgAATCAAACTCTTGCAGAACATATTGTTAAGTTCTTTTTCCTACTATACAAAAAGAGAAGTTATCATATCTTGAGAGAAAATAGCTAAATTCCGAAAACACGAGACAAAATTTCTTAAGAATATAGTGTTCAATACTATCTTCTTGCTGAATAATTTTTGCtatttttggagatttaagGCATCATTGtccaatataatataaataacaaaaaagACCAAACTTCTTcatttgatttttgtttttttagtgAATTCCGAATCAACAATTCAATGCATGCTATTATTCTTATTTAACTTCCAAAATTTTATGTGTAGACACCGTCTCAAATATTTTGAACTGAAGTAGAATTCCAATGAAGCATAATTGTTattattcataaaaatttcaggTATCCATGAAGTAGTTGACTTGGGGATCAGTTGACAAAAGGCTAAACATGACAGCATCTCTTGGTCTTCCTTTAAGCGTGTAATACTTCCTCAGAACACCTTCTCTCGTAAACCCGACCTTCTCTAAAACCCGCTGGGACGCCGGGTTTTCCACGTCCACCACCGCCTCCAGCCGCTCCAGGTGGCCCCATTCCACGAACACCGTGTTCGCCGCCATTTTCACCGCTTGACTCGCGATCCCTTTTCCCCAGTAGGCAGAACCCAGCATGTACCCGATTTCGGCCCGGCGTCCATTATCTCCAGGAAATGGCGTCACGGATATTGACCCGACGGGCCGGTCCGAGATGCATATGGCCTTGTGCCATGGGTGGGGGGTTACTGTGTTTATCACGTGATCAATGACAGCTTCTTTGGAAGTGAAGGTGTCCCACGAGCAGAATTTGCTGACACTGTCGTCGGAGTACCATTCCATGAAGGCGTCGGCGTCGAGATATGGATCCAGTGGCCGGAGTGAGATGACGGAATTTGAACTGCTTTCCATTTCAATCGAAAGGGTAGATCGGTATGCTCTTCTTCGTCTTTTTTTTTTGCTTGTGATGATGAAGTAGATGGTTGAatggatgtttaaattttgataGGATTGTGGTGTTCAATAGTGGGATTTGACTCAGCCTGCAGAAAGTTGATTACTTGGTCGCAAAGAAGAGGGAAAGTAGACGTCAATTACAATGTGACGTAACACTGAAATTACTCCCAACTTAACGAACAAGTAGAGTTATTTGTTGACTTCTGCTTCTTGAAATTCAGGGAAAGTTCTCAATGCAAATTGCGAGTTTAATATTCTTTTTGCTGATATTACAAAAAGTTTAACCGACTTGTCTGTGGCCATTGCTATGTGTCCCTACCGCTTGCGTCCCGCATTTATGAATTGTGGATCAACTTTGAAAGCTTAAGCTAACAggctttatttttttgtacaatTTTGGATGACTAGTAGAGGGCTGTCCTGTACGATGAATTGCGAGAGAAAGTTCACTTACGCGGCCCTCgaatctctctctctctttagCAAGAAATCGGGTAATTATTCTCTTGAAAAGGTTCTCCCACATAAGAGTTTGGTTTCTTTTGCGAAGTTTAATCATGTTATTGGTGTTGGATGATAAACCAGCGGCGTAGCAAGAGGGGACCCAGCCAACTTTGAAAGCTTAAGCTAACAggctttatttttttgtacaatTTTGGATGACTAGTAGAGGGCTGTCCTGCACGATGAACTGCGAGAGAAAGTTCACTTACGCGGCCCTCGAATCTCTCTCTCTTTAGCAAGAAATCGGGTAATTATTCTCTTGAAAAGGTTCTCCCACATAAGAGTTTGGTTTCTTTTGCGAAGTTTAATCATGTTATTGGTGTTGGATGATAAACCAGCGGCGAAGCAAGAGGGGCCCCAGCTTGTGACGCTGATATTGGTCAAGAGAGGCTGCTGGCTGCCTATGCTCAATCATTGTTACTGCTATATAGCCACTCAATACCCCGATTCTTGACTTAATAGTACGATATAACATTCTGGACCGCAACTCCGCATTATCTCGTCACCTATACAATTCTCTCTTTACTAAATTCATCCCCGTATCAGACTTGTAGCCCTTTCGGATCCTGTTGAATTGATttaacatgaattatacctcgAGGATGACTCTTAGACCCTTCGACCTTTCTGATGTTGACGACTTTCTCAAATGGGCGAGTGATGGTAAGGTGACACGTTACTTGAGATGGGACACCATAACCTCTAGAGAAGAAGCCTTGAGATATATCAAGGAAGTTGCTATTTCACATCCATGGCGTCAATCCATTTGCATAGACAATCGTTCCATTGGCTATGTCTCCATCAAGCCTGAGTCCGGGAGTGATCGACACCGTGCCCACGTGGGGTTTGCCATTGGATACGAGTATTGGGGACAAGGAATTATGACCGAAGCTATAAGAATGGCGATTCCCTGTGTTTTTGAAAAGTTTCCATTTTTAGTAAGGTTGGAGGCGTTGGTGGAGGAGGAGAATCTAGGGTCTCAGCGGGTGTTGGAAAAAGTTGGTTTTACAAGGGAAGGTTTTTTGAGGAAGTACGGATTTAACAAAGGTGAGATTAGAGACATGTTTGTTTATAGTTTCTTGTCTGCAGATAAAGTCGGCCAGTAGAGTAGCCTTGGTTTGTTTTTGGAATAGAATAAGGGCGTGCACACTTTCTTGTTTTTACACGCTTTCACGGTCACCCAAAGTTGTTTCCTGATTTTGCATTTCAAATTGTCAGCTGCACtttctttctctttctttttgATATGAGGTAATTGTATTCAAACTTTAATGTGGAGTTTATTGAATACGAGGGGTGTATGACTATGCATATGGATTGAAACACAGACCAGAGCAAGTCAAGAAATTAAATCGCTAGAGAGCACTAAAAATCACCATATCGCTACATCTTCCCTTTACAGTTAAATACTTCCTCAGAACACCTTCCCTTGAAAATCCGGCCTTTTCCAGCACCCTTTGAGACCCCCTAATTCTCTACATCCACAATAGCTTGAAGCCTTTCCAACTCCGCCATTCCTTAAAAATGCTGGGTTCCACCATTTTTACAGCTTTTGTTACAATCTCTTTACCCCTGTGTTTAAAAGCTAGTACATAACCAAGTTCACCTCTGCGCTTTTCTGTTGTATATGCAATAATTCAAAAGGCAAGAATCAAAACGAAATTACAGGTATCAAAATTTGTGCACATCAGGTCAGAAACTTGAATCCTCAATAAAAGTTCCATAAAAAAAGAATGGTAAATGTGATATTGGCTGATCTTTTCCCTTTTTTCTGGCTTCATTTCTTTGCCAGTCCATGTATTATCATTTATACAAAGAACCAATACAAAAACAAATGTTTGCACGGCGAGTAAGAATAGTCTTTGTCAAAGTTTTTTGTTATAATAAGCGCAACAAAGGAGAGTGACTCGATCCCAATTCCGGATACATTTAGGTCAAAATATGTGATTGGAAACAAAATTTGATTCGTTTTCAACCTTGTCTGTCGGCAAGTTCAGGCTCCAAGATCACATTGTTCTTGGTTCACATTTTGCGGGTAGTAGTTTCATTACATAGGAAAAATACTTAATTTTTGGCATAGAGCCCAGCTTGTCAAGCCCATTTTCAACCTATCAGTTTTTGTccctataaataaataaacaccacTAACGACTAATCTTATTATCTCAAATAATTAGGTTTATCTGACTTACTTGATTTGTATACTATTATATTAGTCATGAGAATTATCTAGTATATTGTAACACATCAAAGAGTAACCGCCGTGGGTTTTATGCTCatcaaaattataataattaggaattttttttttaaaatacaaataatattttgttcACAGATgagttgatatatatatttttttgaataaaaacatCTTAATTTATAatacaatattttgaaatagacCAATTGTGATATCAAAAACTTTTAGTAAAGTAAAGTTTAACTTTGTCTTGTTTCTCATGACGGAAACCTTCAGATTTATCTGATTACGTCAGATTCTCTTCTAGCGGTGCAAGCAGTCACTAGTCTAGAAGAGAACTTCAGCTATGTAGGGTCCAAAGCTAAAGACATCAGAATTCTTCTGGACTCTCATAATATCTCTCACTTGAGTCATGTTCGGCGCTCAGCTAATGAAGTTGCACATTCTCTTGCTGCTTTTGCTAGTTCATCTTCATCTCATTTTGTATGGGAGGTTGGAGATTTTCCTCTTCGGTTAATTCATCTTGTAACAAAAGACATATTTACTTTTCAATAAATTACAAGATCTTGACCTTCAAAAAAAAACTGTCTTGTTTCACTTCCATTAATATGAAGGAGCACTTGTTCTTGCTGTAGCGCAAAACATCAAACCTGTCGAACAAGATTTAGAAACGTAATAATTTGACGGTATAGTtttcaaaatcaaatatatttttttaatcccAATTTAGGCTAAAAGCTAATTTCCGAAAAGCTTAAACTTAAGGAAAATAGTATTTTGTAATTTTAACACAAGTTTATTTATTCTTATAACCTTTATGCACAGTAGCACAGCCAAATTTTAGCTCAGGacaagattaaatttttttaaaaaaattttagggGGTGAAATGGGTAGAAATAAATAAATGGTCGTCTGATTACCCACTTGTTAAGCATTCAAGATGATTAATGCAATGATTGTGATCGTAATAAAATTAACAAACCCACCAGAATCAATCATGACGATATAAACTAAAAAGTGTACATAATAAACGTGGAGAATTTTACAATACACATGTTATATTACTGGCTCATTTAAGTGAAAAC is a window encoding:
- the LOC142527733 gene encoding uncharacterized protein LOC142527733 codes for the protein MNYTSRMTLRPFDLSDVDDFLKWASDGKVTRYLRWDTITSREEALRYIKEVAISHPWRQSICIDNRSIGYVSIKPESGSDRHRAHVGFAIGYEYWGQGIMTEAIRMAIPCVFEKFPFLVRLEALVEEENLGSQRVLEKVGFTREGFLRKYGFNKGEIRDMFVYSFLSADKVGQ
- the LOC142527732 gene encoding uncharacterized protein LOC142527732; translation: MESSSNSVISLRPLDPYLDADAFMEWYSDDSVSKFCSWDTFTSKEAVIDHVINTVTPHPWHKAICISDRPVGSISVTPFPGDNGRRAEIGYMLGSAYWGKGIASQAVKMAANTVFVEWGHLERLEAVVDVENPASQRVLEKVGFTREGVLRKYYTLKGRPRDAVMFSLLSTDPQVNYFMDT